The Candidatus Baltobacteraceae bacterium sequence CCATGATGACGCATGTGCCGCCCAAGAAACTGTCGTCGCGGTGCCGATTCGCACGAAGCCGCCGCCCTTTCAGTGCCACGGACTGCCGGATATTCTCTCGCTAAGAGACGCGCATGATCTCCGAGGCTACATCCGCTTCGACCTGCCGCATTTTTACCGGCGCTCTGATATCGGACGGCTGATTCGTAGGTTTACCGATGCCGAAGATGTCGAGCGGCTCAACGCAGCAATCAAGGACGCATTTCAGATCCCATAGCGCCCGGCAAAGACGGCCTAGCTTTTCGGTGCCGATCTCACATCGATTCCGGCGCGCTGACGCCGATCAGTTCGAGCACCTGCGCGAGCACCGATCGCGTGGCAACGCACAGCGCGAGTCGCGCGAGACGGAGGTCGCGCTCGTCGACCAAGATCGTGCACTCGGCGTAAAACTGGTGGAACTCGGTCGCGACGTCGCGTGCGTATTTGGTGAGCCGGTGCGGCGCGAGATGGTCGACGACGCCCTGCACGACACGGGGCAGCTCGGCGACGCGGCGCGCGAGCGCGATTTCGGCCGGTTCGTTCAAGACGGTTAGCGGCGGAACGGCGCGCGCTGCATCGACGTCGGCCGGGTCGGCGCGGCGCAGCACCGAGGCGATACGCGCGTGACCGTACTGGACGTAGTAGACCGGGTTGTCGCTGCTCTGCTCGACTGCCAGTTTCAAGTCGAAGGTCAGCGGTGAGTCGGTGCTGAGCATCGCGAAGAAGAAGCGCGCCGCATCGACGCCGACTTCGTCGAGAATCTCGTCGAGGGTGATGATGTTGCCCTCGCGTTTGCTCATGCTTACCTGCTCGCCGCCGCGCATCAGCGTAATCTGCTGTGCGATCAAGATATCGAGCTTGCCGGGGAAGCCCATGGCCGCAGCGGCCGCTTTGAGCCGCCCGATGTACCCGTGGTGGTCGGGACCGAGGATGTCGATCGCACGGTTCGAGCGGCTGAGTTTCTCGAAGTGGTAGGCGATGTCGGGCGCAAAGTAGGTTGGGCTGCCGTCGCTGCGGATGATGACGCGATCCTTGTCGTCGCCGAATTCCGAGGTGCGGAAATACTGCGCGCCGTCGGCTTCGTAGATCAATCCCATCGCGCGCAGTTTGTCGAGGTCCTCGTTCATGCGGCCGGACTTGCGCAACTCGCGCTCGCTCTGCCAGAGATCGTAATGAACGCCGAAGCGTTCCGCGGTCGCCCGTTGTTCGGCTACGATCGCATCGCGACCGAATTTCGCGAGCGTCGCGATCGCGTCCGCGTGATCGCGCCACTTCTCGCCGTCGCGCCGCGCGATCGCCTGGGCGAGAGCGACGAGATAATCGCCGGGGTAGCCGTCCTCGGGGAATGGATAGGACGGATCGTAGTGCTGCATGTAGCGAGCGTAGAGCGAACGGCCGAGCGTCTCGACCTGCGAGCCTGCGTCGTTGATGATCCATTCGGCAAAGACGTCGTAGCCGCGGAAACGGAACGCGCGCGCGAGCGTATCGCCGATCGAGAGCGTGCGTCCTTGCACGACGACCAGCGGACCGGTCGGATTGGCGCTGCCGAACTCGAGCGAGATGCGCTCTCCGCGCGGCAGCGCGCGACCGAAGTCCGCGCCTTGGCGCAAGATCTGCGCGACGAGCGCCTGCCAGAGAGCGGGCGCGAGTCGCACGTTGATGAACCCGGCAACCGCGTCGATCGAGGCAAAGCGCCCGGCGATCTCGGGCGATTGCGCGCGCAGTTGCTCGATGAGCGCATTCGCGACGTCGTTGGGCGAGCGGCGCGCGATCTTCGCCAGCGAGAACGCGACGTTGGTCGCGAAATCACCGAACTCCGGCCGGCGCGGAGCCTCGAACTCGACGGCGGCCGGCGGCGCCTGCGGATACGCGCGCCCGACGATCGCCTCGATCGCCCGCGCGAATGCGTCGAGCGCGTCGTCGGGCAACATGGGTTCAGCGTCCGCCGAACCCTCGTCAGTGGTGGTAGGGTTCATTACGCGAAATCTTCGCCGCACGGTAGAGCTGTTCCAGCACGATGGCGCGAGCCCACTCGTGCAAGAACGTCAGCGGCGAGAGCGACCATAGCACGTTCGCGCGATCGCGCAGCGTCGCGTCCGCACCATAGGTTCCGGCTACGACAAAGGTCAGGCGCGAGGTCCCGTCGCGCGCGATTTTCTCGATTTCCGCGGCGAGCCCGGTGCTGGAAAATTCGGCTCCGTCGCGTTCGAGCAGCCACACGCGATCGTCGGGCCGCACGTGCTTGAGGATGCGCTCGGCCTCCTCGCGCACTGCGGCTTGCGGGTCGCCGCCGTGCGCCGCGCGCACTTCGATCTCGGCGTAGCTGAAATACGGCTCCAGCCGCTTACGAAAATCGGCGCACGCATCGGCGATGTATCCGGTGCGAATCTTGTCGACGGCAATCAACCGAAGGTGCATGTGAAGCGTGTTGCGTCGCGGCGCTCGGTCACGCCTTCGCGAACGGACGCAGACTCCACCCGTCT is a genomic window containing:
- a CDS encoding type II toxin-antitoxin system PemK/MazF family toxin → MNRFDVRIATALGKDRPVLLISHDDACAAQETVVAVPIRTKPPPFQCHGLPDILSLRDAHDLRGYIRFDLPHFYRRSDIGRLIRRFTDAEDVERLNAAIKDAFQIP
- the argS gene encoding arginine--tRNA ligase, with protein sequence MLPDDALDAFARAIEAIVGRAYPQAPPAAVEFEAPRRPEFGDFATNVAFSLAKIARRSPNDVANALIEQLRAQSPEIAGRFASIDAVAGFINVRLAPALWQALVAQILRQGADFGRALPRGERISLEFGSANPTGPLVVVQGRTLSIGDTLARAFRFRGYDVFAEWIINDAGSQVETLGRSLYARYMQHYDPSYPFPEDGYPGDYLVALAQAIARRDGEKWRDHADAIATLAKFGRDAIVAEQRATAERFGVHYDLWQSERELRKSGRMNEDLDKLRAMGLIYEADGAQYFRTSEFGDDKDRVIIRSDGSPTYFAPDIAYHFEKLSRSNRAIDILGPDHHGYIGRLKAAAAAMGFPGKLDILIAQQITLMRGGEQVSMSKREGNIITLDEILDEVGVDAARFFFAMLSTDSPLTFDLKLAVEQSSDNPVYYVQYGHARIASVLRRADPADVDAARAVPPLTVLNEPAEIALARRVAELPRVVQGVVDHLAPHRLTKYARDVATEFHQFYAECTILVDERDLRLARLALCVATRSVLAQVLELIGVSAPESM
- a CDS encoding 23S rRNA (pseudouridine(1915)-N(3))-methyltransferase RlmH, whose product is MHLRLIAVDKIRTGYIADACADFRKRLEPYFSYAEIEVRAAHGGDPQAAVREEAERILKHVRPDDRVWLLERDGAEFSSTGLAAEIEKIARDGTSRLTFVVAGTYGADATLRDRANVLWSLSPLTFLHEWARAIVLEQLYRAAKISRNEPYHH